One Myripristis murdjan chromosome 18, fMyrMur1.1, whole genome shotgun sequence DNA window includes the following coding sequences:
- the LOC115376257 gene encoding carbohydrate sulfotransferase 12-like translates to MKSSKGRLILQILGFMALIMLSFYHWDMLQGKRGLAVLQQRQEQRKQLLREMCGDRVTSSDKKRILANMPKNKLANLIVDDKHGIIYCYIPKVACTNWKRVMFVLNQTEPYQDLMNISRDIVHHPNTFKLLNSFPLPGIKTRLEHYTKFLFVRDPFVRLISAYRDKFQRKNEYFYNKYARDMLRKYSNQSNPPKSADKAFASDVRPSFNNFIQYLLDPQTEKQEPFDEHWRQMHRLCHTCLIEYDFVGHQESLQEDAEHLLKILKLQDDIKFPPSYDNMTSATWVLDWFRAVPLDARRKLYKLYEMDFKLFGYGKPSTLLND, encoded by the exons ATGAAATCATCCAAAGGCCGCCTGATCCTTCAGATCCTGGGATTCATGGCTCTCATCATGCTGTCCTTTTACCACTGGGACATGTTACAAGGGAAGAGAG ggTTAGCGGTTCTGCAACAACGGCAGGAACAGAGAAAGCAGTTGCTAAGAGAGATGTGTGGTGACAGAGTGACATCTTCTGACAAGAAACGAATTTTAGCGAACATGCCTAAAAACAAGCTAGCGAACCTGATAGTGGATGACAAACATGGGATCATCTACTGTTACATTCCCAAG GTGGCATGTACCAACTGGAAGAGGGTTATGTTTGTCCTGAACCAGACTGAGCCATATCAAGACCTCATGAACATATCTAGAGACATAGTCCATCACCCAAACACATTTAAACTCCTCAACAGCTTCCCTTTACCAGGAATAAAG aCAAGGCTGGAACACTACACCAAGTTCTTGTTTGTTCGGGACCCGTTTGTTCGTCTCATCTCTGCCTACCGGGACAAGTTCCAGCGGAAAAATGAGTACTTCTACAATAAGTATGCCCGTGACATGCTACGTAAGTATAGCAACCAGTCCAATCCACCAAAGTCAGCAGACAAGGCCTTTGCATCAGATGTTCGCCCATCCTTCAACAACTTCATTCAGTACCTGCTGGACCCGCAGACGGAGAAGCAAGAACCCTTTGACGAACACTGGAGGCAGATGCATCGGCTGTGCCACACCTGCCTGATAGA GTATGATTTTGTGGGTCATCAAGAAAGTCTTCAAGAGGATGCTGAACATCTGCTCAAGATCTTGAAGCTGCAGGATGACATCAAATTCCCTCCGTCCTACGACAACATGACGAGTGCCACTTGGGTGTTGGACTGGTTCAGAGCAGTGCCTCTTGATGCCAGGAGGAAACTCTACAAGCTGTATGAGATGGACTTCAAGCTCTTTGGCTATGGCAAACCAAGCACACTGCTGAATGACTGA